A single region of the Ochotona princeps isolate mOchPri1 chromosome 10, mOchPri1.hap1, whole genome shotgun sequence genome encodes:
- the GNPAT gene encoding dihydroxyacetone phosphate acyltransferase produces the protein MDSSSSSSYFSVGSTPSSVVLLYSKELKKWDEFEDILEERRHVSDFKFAMKCYTPLVYKGITPCKPSDIKNSVLNSEEIHYVIKQLSMESLQSVDALREEVCEILDEMSHKLRLGAIRFFAFALSKIFKQIFSKVCVNEEGIQKLQRAIQEHPVVLLPSHRSYIDFLMLSFLLYNYDLPVPVIAAGMDFLGMKMIGELLRMSGAFFMRRTFGGNKLYWAVFSEYVKTMLRNGYAPVEFFLEGTRSRSAKALTPKFGLLSIVMEPFFKREVFDTYLVPISISYDKILEETLYAYELLGIPKPKESTAGLLKARRILSENFGSVYVYFGDPVSLRSLASGRMSRNPYNLVPRYIPQKQSEDTHAFVTEVAYKMQLVQIENLVLSPWSLIVAILLQNRPSMDFDALLEKTLWLKGLTQTFGGFLIWPDNQPAEEVVQSHILLHSNIASLVKDQVVLRLGSGDSEVVDGLIFQHISLLMCSSYRNQLLNVFVRPALVATALHMSPGFRKEDVYSCFNFLRDVLSDEFIFFPGNTIKDFEEGCYLLCKSETIQMTARNILVTEKGNAVLEFLAGLFRPFVESYQIICLYLLREEEDHFTEKQYLAAVRKFTSQLLNQGASQCYDVLSSDVQKNALAAFVRLGVVEKKKVNDDYIFSVNEPATTKLEEMLGCKIPVRKTATAKL, from the exons AAAGAGCTCAAAAAATGGGATgaatttgaagatattttagAAGAGAGGAGGCATGTCAGTGACTTCAAATTTGCAATGAAATGCTATACACCTCTTGTCTACAAGGGTATTACCCCTTGCAAGCCAAGTGATATTAAAAAtagtgttctcaattctgaagaGATTCATTATGTCATAAAACAG CTTTCCATGGAATCACTTCAATCTGTCGATGCCCTCCGGGAAGAAGTTTGCGAGATCTTGGATGAGATGAGCCACAAACTGCGTCTGGGGGCTATACGGTTTTTTGCCTTTGCCTTgagcaaaatatttaaacaaattttcTCAAAAGTGTGTGTAAATGAAGAAGGTATTCAGAAA CTGCAACGAGCCATCCAGGAGCATCCTGTAGTTTTGCTGCCTAGTCACCGAAGTTACATTGACTTTCTCATGTTGTCATTTCTTTTATACAACTACGATTTGCCTGTGCCAGTTATAGCAGCAGGAATGG ACTTCCTGGGAATGAAAATGATTGGTGAGCTGTTGAGGATGTCAGGGGCCTTCTTCATGCGACGCACCTTTGGTGGCAATAAACTCTACTGGGCTGTATTCTCTGAATATGTAAAAACTATGTTACGG AATGGTTATGCTCCTGTTGAATTTTTCCTCGAAGGGACAAGAAGCCGCTCTGCCAAAGCATTGACCCCTAAATTTG GTCTTCTGAGTATTGTGATGGAaccatttttcaaaagagaagtttTTGATACCTACCTTGTTCCAATTAGCATCAGTTATGATAAGATATTGGAAGAAACTCTTTATGCATATGAGCTTCTAGGGATTCCTAAACCAAAAGAATCTACTGCT GGGTTGTTGAAAGCCAGAAGGATTCTGTCTGAAAATTTTGGAAGCGTCTATGTGTACTTTGGAGACCCTGTATCACTTCGATCTCTGGCCTCTGGGCGGATGAGTAGGAATCCGTATAACTTGGTTCCCAG GTATATTCCTCAGAAGCAGTCTGAGGACACACATGCCTTTGTCACTGAAGTTGCATACAAAATGCAGCTGGTACAAATTGAAAATCTAGTTCTGAGCCCATGGTCCCTAATAGTCGCTATTCTACTTCAGAACCGGCCATCCATGGACTTTGATGCTCTGTTGGAAAAGACTTTATGGCTAAAAGGCTTAACCCAGACATTCGGAGGATTTCTCATTTGGCCTG ATAATCAGCCGGCTGAAGAAGTTGTCCAGTCCCACATCCTTTTGCATTCCAACATTGCCAGCCTTGTCAAAGACCAGGTGGTTCTCAGACTGGGGTCTGGAGACTCAGAAGTGGTTGATGGACTTATTTTCCAACACATCTCTCTGCTCATGTGCTCATCTTACCGGAACCAGCTGCTCAACGTTTTTGTCCGTCCAGCCTTAGTCGCCACAGCACTGCATATGTCACCTGGTTTCAGGAAAG AGGATGTCTACAGTTGCTTTAACTTCCTACGTGATGTTTTATCAGATGAGTTCATCTTCTTTCCAGGAAATACAATAAAG GACTTCGAAGAAGGTTGTTACCTGCTTTGTAAAAGTGAGACCATTCAAATGACTGCACGGAACATTTTAGTTACTGAAAAAGGAAATGCTGTGTTAGAATTTTTAGCAGGACTCTTCAGACCTTTTGTGGAAAGTTATCAG ATAATCTGCTTATACCTCTTACGAGAAGAAGAAGACCACTTCACCGAGAAACAGTACTTGGCTGCTGTTAGAAAATTCACAAGTCAGCTTCTCAATCAAG GTGCCTCTCAGTGTTACGATGTATTATCTTCTGATGTACAAAAAAATGCCTTAGCAGCTTTTGTGAGGCTTGGTGTCGTAGAGAAGAAGAAAGT AAATGATGATTACATATTTAGTGTGAATGAACCTGCCACAACAAAATTAGAAGAAATGCTTG gaTGTAAAATACCAGTAAGAAAAACAGCCACTGCAAAACTTTAA
- the EXOC8 gene encoding exocyst complex component 8: MAMAMSDSGASRLRRQLESGSFEARLYVKQLSQQSDGDRDLQEHRQRIQALAEETAQNLKRNVYQNYRQFIETAREISYLESEMYQLSHLLTEQKSSLESIPLTLLPAAAAAAGAGASPGGDEGAGGAGGRDHLRGRAGLFPTPGGASRDSSGPGEEGKQRTLTTLLEKVEGCRHLLETPGQYLVYNGDLVEYEADHMAQLQRVHGFLMNDCLLVATWLPQRRGMYRFNALYPLDGLAVVNVKDNPPMKDMFKLLMFPESRIFQAENAKIKREWLEVLEETKRALSEKRRREQEEAAAPRAPPQVASKATNPFEDDEEEEPAAPEEEEEKVDLSMEWIQELPEDLDVCIAQRDFEGAVDLLDKLNHYLEDKPSPPPVKELRAKVDERVRQLTEVLVFELSPDRSLRGGPKATRRAVSQLIRLGQCTKACELFLRNRAAAVHTAIRQLRIEGATLLYIHKLCHVFFTCLLETAREFETDFAGTDSGCYSAFVVWARSAMGMFVDAFSKQVFDSKESLSTAAECVKVAKEHCQQLGDIGLDLTFIIHALLVKDIQGALHSYKEIIIEATKHRNSEEMWRRMNLMTPEALGKLKEEMKSCGVSNFEQYTGDDCWVNLSYTVVAFTKQTMGFLEEALKLYFPELHMVLLESLVEIILVAVQHVDYSLRCEQDPEKKAFIRQNASFLYETVLPVVEKRFEEGVGKPAKQLQDLRNASRLVRVNPESTTSVV; the protein is encoded by the coding sequence ATGGCGATGGCGATGTCGGACAGCGGGGCGAGCCGGCTGCGGCGGCAGCTGGAGTCGGGGAGCTTTGAGGCGCGGCTGTACGTGAAGCAGCTGTCGCAGCAGTCGGACGGGGACCGGGACCTCCAGGAGCATCGGCAGCGCATTCAGGCTCTGGCTGAGGAGACGGCGCAGAACCTGAAGCGCAACGTCTACCAGAACTACCGGCAGTTCATCGAGACGGCCCGCGAGATCTCCTACCTGGAGAGTGAGATGTACCAGCTCAGCCATCTCCTGACGGAACAGAAGAGCAGCCTGGAGAGCATCCCGCTCACCCTGCTGCcggccgccgccgcagccgcgGGGGCCGGCGCCTCCCCGGGCGGGGACGAGGGGGCCGGGGGCGCCGGGGGCCGAGACCACCTCCGCGGCCGAGCAGGGCTTTTTCCCACCCCCGGGGGCGCCTCCCGCGACAGCTCCGGTCCGGGCGAGGAGGGGAAGCAGCGCACGCTCACCACTTTGCTTGAGAAGGTAGAAGGCTGCCGGCACCTGCTGGAGACCCCGGGGCAGTACCTGGTGTACAACGGGGACTTGGTGGAGTACGAGGCGGACCACATGGCCCAGCTGCAGCGGGTGCACGGCTTTCTCATGAATGACTGCTTGCTGGTGGCCACCTGGCTGCCGCAGCGAAGGGGGATGTACCGCTTCAACGCCCTTTATCCCCTGGATGGGCTAGCTGTGGTCAATGTCAAGGACAATCCACCCATGAAGGACATGTTCAAGTTGCTCATGTTCCCTGAGAGCCGTATTTTCCAGGCAGAAAATGCTAAGATAAAACGAGAGTGGCTGGAAGTGCTGGAAGAAACTAAGAGGGCCCTGAGCGAAAAAAGAcgcagggagcaggaggaggccgCGGCCCCTCGCgctcctccccaagtggcctccaaGGCCACTAACCCATTTGAGGACGATGAAGAAGAAGAACCGGCTGcccctgaggaggaggaggagaaagtggACCTGTCAATGGAATGGATCCAGGAGCTACCGGAAGACCTGGATGTCTGCATTGCGCAGAGGGACTTTGAGGGGGCCGTGGACCTGTTGGATAAACTGAATCATTACTTGGAAGATAAGCCCAGCCCACCTCCTGTGAAGGAACTCCGGGCCAAAGTAGATGAGCGGGTCCGGCAGCTCACGGAGGTGCTGGTCTTTGAACTCTCCCCTGATCGGTCCCTGCGGGGTGGTCCCAAGGCTACTCGCAGGGCAGTTTCCCAACTGATTCGACTTGGCCAGTGCACCAAGGCGTGTGAGCTGTTTCTGAGGAACAGGGCGGCGGCTGTGCACACTGCCATACGTCAGCTTCGCATCGAGGGTGCCACTTTACTCTATATTCACAAGCTGTGCCATGTCTTCTTTACGTGTCTTCTGGAGACTGCCAGAGAATTCGAGACAGATTTCGCAGGCACCGACAGTGGCTGCTACTCGGCCTTTGTGGTCTGGGCACGGTCAGCCATGGGCATGTTCGTGGATGCCTTTAGCAAGCAGGTGTTCGACAGCAAGGAGAGCCTCTCCACGGCTGCCGAGTGTGTGAAAGTAGCGAAGGAGCACTGCCAGCAGCTGGGGGACATCGGGCTGGACCTGACCTTCATCATCCACGCCCTGCTGGTGAAGGACATCCAGGGGGCCTTGCACAGTTACAAGGAGATCATCATCGAAGCCACTAAACATCGCAACTCAGAGGAGATGTGGAGGAGGATGAACTTGATGACCCCGGAGGCCTTGGGCAAgctcaaagaagaaatgaaaagctgTGGGGTGAGTAACTTTGAGCAGTACACTGGGGACGACTGCTGGGTGAACCTCAGTTACACGGTGGTGGCTTTCACCAAGCAGACCatgggcttcctggaagaggccTTAAAGCTGTATTTCCCGGAGCTGCACATGGTGCTTCTCGAGAGCCTGGTGGAGATCATCTTGGTTGCTGTTCAGCACGTGGATTACAGCCTCCGCTGTGAGCAGGATCCGGAGAAGAAGGCTTTCATCCGACAGAACGCGTCCTTTCTGTATGAAACAGTCCTCCCTGTGGTGGAGAAGAGGTTCGAAGAAGGCGTGGGGAAGCCCGCCAAGCAGCTCCAGGACCTGCGCAATGCCTCGAGACTCGTGCGTGTGAATCCCGAGAGCACAACCTCAGTGGTCTGA